Proteins from a single region of Hydrogenobacter hydrogenophilus:
- a CDS encoding undecaprenyl-diphosphate phosphatase produces MNIYQAVLLGIVEGLTEFLPVSSTGHLILTAHILGVDNSGFTKSFEIAIQMGAIMSVILLYAKRLSTDYEMWKRILVAFLPTGILGFLLYKLIKTYLIGNDKVVVLSLIVGGVFLLFADRVCERFCYIGDIRAMSLKRAFLIGLFQSLAMIPGVSRSASTIIGGMLVGLHRKASAEFSFLLAVPTMIIATSYDVYKSHSTFTQSEWHLLLIGFLSAFFTALLTVKVFLKFISKHSFFPFGIYRIALGFSYALFFL; encoded by the coding sequence ATGAACATTTACCAAGCTGTGCTTTTGGGAATAGTAGAAGGACTTACAGAGTTCCTACCTGTGTCTTCCACAGGACACCTAATACTTACTGCACACATATTAGGCGTAGATAACAGTGGTTTTACAAAAAGCTTTGAGATAGCCATTCAGATGGGTGCCATAATGTCTGTTATCTTATTGTATGCCAAAAGACTTTCTACGGACTACGAAATGTGGAAGAGAATCTTAGTAGCCTTTTTACCTACAGGCATTTTGGGTTTTTTACTATACAAACTCATAAAAACCTACCTTATAGGCAACGACAAGGTTGTTGTGCTTTCTCTTATAGTAGGTGGTGTTTTCCTTCTCTTTGCGGATAGGGTTTGCGAACGCTTCTGCTATATAGGAGACATAAGGGCCATGAGCCTAAAACGAGCCTTTCTCATAGGCTTATTCCAATCCTTAGCCATGATACCCGGAGTTTCAAGATCTGCGTCTACTATAATAGGCGGTATGTTGGTTGGACTTCACAGAAAAGCCAGTGCAGAGTTTTCTTTCTTGTTGGCAGTGCCTACCATGATTATAGCAACTTCTTACGATGTTTATAAGTCTCATAGTACCTTTACACAAAGCGAATGGCATCTGCTTCTTATAGGTTTCTTATCAGCTTTTTTTACCGCTCTTTTGACGGTAAAAGTTTTTCTAAAATTTATATCTAAGCACTCCTTTTTTCCCTTTGGTATATACAGAATAGCCCTCGGTTTTTCGTACGCTCTCTTTTTCCTATAA
- a CDS encoding FtsW/RodA/SpoVE family cell cycle protein, translated as MDRWILYAVILLFIIGETVIISSNLLPYVFENYRDLSIYKKPIYQLLTFLLGMFLISKKFDYLLLKKKSVVYSFVSASTLMLMIVLVKKYITHRHVDRWLIGTSLQPLEFTKVALVIFIAYYLVEKGSIKEWRYILWASFLVLINAFLISLQPDKGGAVFLLLLCGTLLYVGGIPKKVYIPILMLFVLFTLYILTSKSGYVAERFSAWKDPFADPEESGYQIIQSLFAFAHGGLWGVGIGKGLQKMGALPAADTDYVISLIGEEFGFIGILLVFCLYSILVGRLLYFTYKINEPFGKLLLFGIAMNFAIAFLWNVGMAVNLLPPKGIALPLLSYGPSNLLFSLIAIWLAKSVISRGSFLPRL; from the coding sequence ATGGACAGGTGGATACTTTACGCAGTCATTTTGCTCTTCATTATAGGTGAGACAGTTATAATAAGCTCAAACCTTTTACCTTATGTTTTTGAGAACTATCGGGACCTTAGTATATACAAAAAGCCTATTTACCAACTTCTCACTTTTCTATTGGGTATGTTTCTTATAAGCAAAAAGTTTGATTATCTACTTCTCAAAAAAAAGTCTGTGGTTTACTCATTTGTGTCCGCATCTACACTTATGCTTATGATAGTGCTTGTGAAGAAGTATATAACACATAGGCATGTGGATAGATGGCTTATAGGTACAAGCTTGCAACCTTTGGAGTTTACAAAGGTCGCTCTTGTGATCTTTATAGCTTACTACTTGGTGGAAAAAGGGTCTATAAAGGAATGGAGATACATACTTTGGGCTTCTTTTTTGGTACTTATAAACGCTTTTCTCATTTCCCTTCAACCTGATAAAGGTGGAGCTGTGTTTCTTTTACTGCTCTGCGGAACCCTACTGTACGTTGGTGGTATTCCAAAAAAAGTTTACATACCTATACTAATGCTTTTTGTGCTGTTCACTCTATACATACTGACTTCCAAGTCTGGATATGTTGCGGAGAGATTTTCCGCATGGAAAGACCCCTTTGCAGACCCAGAAGAATCAGGATACCAAATTATTCAGTCTCTTTTTGCCTTCGCTCACGGCGGGCTGTGGGGAGTAGGTATAGGTAAAGGCTTACAAAAAATGGGAGCTTTGCCAGCTGCAGATACAGACTATGTGATATCACTCATAGGGGAAGAGTTTGGATTCATAGGTATTTTATTAGTTTTCTGTCTTTACTCTATACTTGTAGGCAGACTTCTTTACTTTACATACAAGATTAATGAACCCTTTGGTAAGCTACTGCTTTTTGGTATAGCCATGAACTTTGCTATCGCCTTTCTTTGGAATGTAGGTATGGCAGTAAACCTTCTTCCACCAAAAGGTATAGCCCTTCCGTTACTCAGTTATGGTCCTTCAAACCTTTTGTTTTCACTAATAGCTATATGGCTTGCTAAGTCCGTAATAAGCAGAGGCTCATTTCTTCCAAGGCTTTGA
- a CDS encoding heterodisulfide reductase-related iron-sulfur binding cluster, with translation MQDVSLGGVKDFNFDIKDPKFLDEDALWEEAKRVFSKCKDCRMCISYCPSFPALFDAVDRHDDDINALSKEELAKPLELCFHCKQCYFKCPYTPPHEWRIDFPHLSLRYKIWKFKKEGAKLTDKLMLNTDLVGKLSVGMSSLVNSVKDVKPVRVIMENFMGVDRRAKLPPFNSETFVDWFEKNRKKVRGENGKVALFYTCLLNYNYLEKGKALVRVFEKNDILIELPQQECCGIPFFDIGDVDAVIKKAKANIKSLKAYVDKGYDIVVPIPTCALQIKYEYPLLLPDDPNAKAVAEKVYDVHQYLWKLYEEGKLNKEFKVSMGNIAYHIPCHLKSLNVGYKAANLMRLIPNTKVRIVERCSGHDGTFGVRKETFDMAYKVGSKLFEELKGAQADLYVSDCPLASNQIELGTGRRPLHPIEVLWKAYGEEA, from the coding sequence ATGCAAGATGTGTCCTTGGGTGGAGTAAAGGATTTTAACTTTGATATTAAAGACCCAAAGTTTCTTGACGAGGATGCTCTATGGGAAGAGGCAAAAAGAGTGTTTTCTAAGTGTAAAGACTGTAGAATGTGCATCTCTTACTGCCCATCTTTTCCGGCACTCTTTGATGCGGTAGACAGGCATGACGATGACATAAACGCCCTTAGCAAAGAAGAGCTGGCAAAACCTTTGGAGCTTTGTTTTCACTGTAAGCAGTGCTACTTTAAGTGTCCTTACACGCCTCCTCACGAGTGGAGGATAGACTTTCCGCACCTGTCTCTGAGATACAAAATATGGAAGTTCAAAAAGGAGGGTGCTAAACTCACAGACAAACTTATGCTCAACACAGACCTTGTGGGTAAGCTCTCTGTTGGTATGTCTTCCCTTGTAAATTCCGTAAAGGATGTAAAACCCGTAAGGGTTATTATGGAGAACTTTATGGGTGTGGATAGAAGAGCAAAGCTCCCACCCTTTAACTCCGAAACCTTTGTAGATTGGTTTGAAAAAAACAGAAAAAAGGTAAGAGGTGAAAATGGGAAAGTTGCCCTTTTTTATACTTGCCTTTTGAACTATAACTATCTTGAAAAGGGAAAAGCCCTCGTAAGAGTTTTTGAGAAAAACGACATACTCATAGAACTACCTCAGCAAGAGTGCTGTGGCATACCCTTCTTTGACATAGGCGATGTGGATGCAGTTATAAAAAAAGCAAAAGCTAATATAAAGTCTCTGAAAGCTTATGTGGATAAAGGATACGATATAGTAGTTCCCATACCTACCTGTGCCTTACAGATAAAGTACGAGTATCCGCTACTCCTTCCTGACGATCCGAATGCAAAGGCGGTAGCGGAAAAGGTTTACGATGTGCACCAATATCTCTGGAAACTTTACGAAGAAGGTAAATTAAACAAGGAGTTTAAAGTATCTATGGGGAACATAGCCTATCACATTCCGTGTCATCTTAAGTCCTTAAATGTAGGCTACAAAGCTGCAAACCTTATGAGGCTCATACCCAACACAAAGGTAAGGATTGTGGAAAGATGTTCAGGACATGATGGAACTTTTGGCGTAAGAAAGGAGACTTTTGACATGGCGTACAAGGTAGGCTCTAAGCTCTTTGAGGAACTAAAAGGTGCTCAAGCAGACCTTTATGTATCAGACTGTCCTTTGGCAAGCAATCAGATAGAACTCGGTACAGGTAGAAGACCACTGCACCCTATAGAGGTTCTTTGGAAAGCTTACGGCGAAGAAGCGTAG
- the leuB gene encoding 3-isopropylmalate dehydrogenase: protein MPSFKIAVLKGDGIGPEIVQSALQVLEKVGELFGYSFTFEEGLIGGVAIDQKGDPLPQETLELCLKSDAVLLGAVGGPKWDDLPTHKRPEKGLLGIRKALDLYANLRPAKVYEPLISSSPLKDDIVRGTDFIVVRELTGDVYYGEPRGVFRENGKRVGINTMRYTEDEIRRVVRKSFEIARGREKKLTSVDKSNVLEVSALWREIVQEESKNFPDVEVEHLYVDNCAMQIVRRPSSFDVIVTGNIFGDILSDEAAVITGSLGMLPSASIGDKHALYEPVHGSAPDIAGKGIANPIATILSASMMLRYSFGLTQVADTIEKAVEIALQRGYRTPDIYTEGTKKVGTKEMTEAIISALEDLCESS, encoded by the coding sequence ATGCCTTCCTTTAAGATAGCCGTTTTGAAAGGTGATGGTATAGGTCCAGAGATAGTCCAAAGTGCGCTACAGGTTCTTGAAAAAGTAGGAGAGCTTTTTGGTTATAGCTTCACCTTTGAAGAGGGGCTGATCGGAGGCGTAGCTATAGACCAAAAGGGTGATCCCCTTCCTCAGGAAACTCTTGAGCTCTGTTTGAAATCTGACGCTGTACTTTTGGGAGCGGTAGGTGGTCCCAAGTGGGATGATCTTCCTACCCATAAGAGGCCAGAAAAGGGTCTTCTTGGCATTAGAAAAGCCCTTGACCTATATGCAAACCTCAGACCCGCAAAAGTTTATGAACCTCTCATAAGCTCCTCACCTTTAAAAGATGATATAGTAAGAGGCACTGATTTTATAGTGGTAAGAGAGCTAACTGGTGATGTTTATTACGGTGAGCCCAGAGGGGTATTTAGGGAAAATGGTAAAAGGGTAGGTATAAACACAATGAGATATACAGAGGACGAGATAAGAAGGGTAGTTAGAAAATCCTTTGAGATAGCAAGGGGAAGGGAGAAAAAGCTCACCAGTGTGGATAAGTCCAACGTGCTTGAGGTAAGCGCTCTTTGGAGGGAGATAGTACAAGAGGAAAGCAAGAACTTTCCTGATGTTGAGGTAGAGCATCTTTATGTGGATAACTGTGCCATGCAGATAGTGAGGCGTCCCAGTTCCTTTGATGTGATAGTTACAGGCAATATTTTTGGTGATATACTCTCTGACGAGGCTGCAGTGATCACAGGAAGCCTTGGCATGTTGCCTTCAGCCAGTATTGGAGACAAACATGCCCTTTACGAACCTGTGCACGGCTCTGCACCAGACATTGCAGGTAAAGGAATAGCCAATCCCATAGCAACCATACTATCTGCAAGTATGATGCTAAGGTATTCCTTTGGACTAACACAGGTCGCTGATACTATTGAAAAGGCAGTAGAGATAGCTCTGCAGAGAGGCTATAGAACTCCAGACATATACACAGAAGGAACTAAAAAAGTAGGCACAAAAGAGATGACAGAAGCTATAATATCTGCTCTGGAGGATCTATGCGAAAGCTCTTAG